The region AACGCGTCCGACGTCAAGCCCACCGCGCGTGTCGGTGTCCGCGTCGAGGACGGGTGGTTCCAGAAGGTCAGCCTGGTCAACACCGACGGCAAGGTCGTCGCAGGCGCCCTGAACCGGGACCGCACCGAGTTCACGGTCAGCGAGCCGCTCGGCTACGGCGCCGAATACAAGTGGGCCGGCGCGGCCGTCGGCCAGGACGGCAAGGCGGTGCCGGTCAAGGGGTCATTCACAACCATCGACCCCAGCACGAAGGTCAACGGGCAGTTCCAGCTGTCCGACGGCCAGACCGTCGGCGTCGCGGCCCCGATCATCCTGCAGTTCGACGCGGCGATCGCCGACGACAACCGCGCCGAGGTCGAGAAGGCGCTCAAGGTCACCACCACTCCCGAGGTCGAGGGCAGCTGGGCGTGGCTGCCCGACGAGGCAGGCGGCTCCCGCATGCACTGGCGCACCCGCGAGTACTACCCGCCGGGCACCACCGTGCACGTCGACGCCAAGTTCTACGGCGTGCCCTTCGGCGACGACGCCTATGGCGCCGCCGACTCGACGCTGGACATCACCATCGGCCGGCGTCAGGTGGTCAAGGCCGAAGCGTCCAGTCACCGAATCCAGGTGATCACCGACGCGGGGGTGCTCTTCGACTTCCCGTGCAGCTACGGCGAGGGCGACGTGGACCGCAACGTCACCCGCAGCGGCATCCACGTGGTCACCGAGAAGTACGAGGACTTCTGGATGTCCAACCCGGCCGGCGGCTACACCAACGCCCACGAGCGGTTCGCGGTGCGGATCTCCAACAACGGCGAGTTCATCCACGCCAACCCGGCCAGCTCGGGTGCGCAGGGCAACACCAACGTCACCAACGGCTGCATCAACCTGTCCACCGCCGATGCCGAGCAGTACTTCCAGACCGCCCTCTACGGCGATCCGGTCGAGGTCACCGGCACCCGCATCGAGTTGTCCTACGCCGACGGCGACATCTGGGACTGGGCCGTGCCGTGGGACGAGTGGAAGTCGATGTCGGCGATCAGCACCGAGAAGCCGCCGTCGAACATCCCCGCGAGCGCGCCCGCGACGCCGCCGGGGGCTCCGACACCGGTCAACGGCCGCCCCGGCGGCTGACCCACCGCCGAAATTGCATTCCACGCGGAATTGCCCGAGTGGCGCGCGCGTGGAATGCAAGTTCGGCGGGGGATCTCACCTCCGGTTGCGCTGCTAGTTCTTCAACCTCCGGTTGAAGCGCGACCCGGAGGCGCCGCTGACCTGATCCCGCGGCCGGACCACGATCAGGTCCAGGTCGACGTGTGACGGGCGGCTGGCGACGAATCCGATCACCTCGGCGACGTCCTCGGCCACCAGCGGGGTCACTCCCTCGTAGACCTTCGCGGCCCGCTCCTCGTCACCCTCGAAGCGGCGCAGCGAGAAGTCGGTCTTCACCATCCCCGGCGCGACCTCTGTGAGCCGCACCGGCGTGCCGAGCAGTTCACTGCGCAACGTCCGGTGCAGCACGCCCTGGGCATGCTTGGCCGCGGTGTAGCCGCCACCGTTGTCGTAGATCTCCAGCGCGGCGATCGAGGTGACCGTGACGATCAGTCCGTCGCCGGAGTCGATCAGCTTGGGCAGCAGCGCGCGCGTGACGTGCAGCGTGCCCATCACGTTGGCCTCCCACATCCAGCGCCAGTGGTCGACGTCCGCGTCGGCCACCGACTCCAGCCCGCGGGCGCCGCCGGCGTTGTTGACGAGGACGTCCACCCGGTCCAGCCGCCCGGCCAGCGCCGCGACGGCGGTGGGATCGGTGACGTCCGCCACGATCGCCGTCCCGTCGAGCTCGGCGGCCAGCGCCGCGATCGGAGCCTCGCGACGCGCCACGCAGATCACGTGAAAGCCTTGTGCG is a window of Mycolicibacterium chubuense NBB4 DNA encoding:
- a CDS encoding L,D-transpeptidase, translated to MSPANPVPSLSRRRALAALAVGIVAPGALAACNSRGGSSAGIAAEDQPNPPKVTYDPGDNASDVKPTARVGVRVEDGWFQKVSLVNTDGKVVAGALNRDRTEFTVSEPLGYGAEYKWAGAAVGQDGKAVPVKGSFTTIDPSTKVNGQFQLSDGQTVGVAAPIILQFDAAIADDNRAEVEKALKVTTTPEVEGSWAWLPDEAGGSRMHWRTREYYPPGTTVHVDAKFYGVPFGDDAYGAADSTLDITIGRRQVVKAEASSHRIQVITDAGVLFDFPCSYGEGDVDRNVTRSGIHVVTEKYEDFWMSNPAGGYTNAHERFAVRISNNGEFIHANPASSGAQGNTNVTNGCINLSTADAEQYFQTALYGDPVEVTGTRIELSYADGDIWDWAVPWDEWKSMSAISTEKPPSNIPASAPATPPGAPTPVNGRPGG
- a CDS encoding SDR family oxidoreductase, with translation MTTPSDIRRVAVVTGASAGIGEATARTLAAQGFHVICVARREAPIAALAAELDGTAIVADVTDPTAVAALAGRLDRVDVLVNNAGGARGLESVADADVDHWRWMWEANVMGTLHVTRALLPKLIDSGDGLIVTVTSIAALEIYDNGGGYTAAKHAQGVLHRTLRSELLGTPVRLTEVAPGMVKTDFSLRRFEGDEERAAKVYEGVTPLVAEDVAEVIGFVASRPSHVDLDLIVVRPRDQVSGASGSRFNRRLKN